One genomic window of Mucilaginibacter sp. SJ includes the following:
- a CDS encoding SDR family NAD(P)-dependent oxidoreductase, with protein MENRNKIAVVTGGSRGLGRDMALRLAEKGIDVIITYNTNAEEAAKVVNLAEQSGAKAAALQLNTGVIKSFDAFTEKLREVLTDKFGTDHIDFLINNAGQGGYSAISDVTEEFFDDLLNVHFKGVYFLTQKLIPLMADGGGIVNVSSGLTRVSVPRSSAYASMKGAVEVFTRYLAKELGARGIRANVVAPGAIMTDFGGGHLRNSEETQKMVSSITALGRPGVAEDIGGVVAFLCTEDARWVNGQRIEASGGMAI; from the coding sequence ATGGAAAACAGAAATAAAATTGCCGTAGTTACCGGCGGCAGCCGTGGCTTAGGCCGGGACATGGCCTTAAGGCTTGCCGAAAAAGGAATAGATGTTATTATAACCTACAATACCAATGCAGAGGAGGCAGCAAAGGTGGTTAACCTTGCAGAACAAAGCGGCGCAAAGGCAGCAGCATTGCAACTCAATACCGGAGTAATTAAAAGCTTTGATGCATTTACCGAAAAACTGCGTGAAGTTTTGACGGATAAATTTGGAACCGATCATATCGACTTTTTAATTAACAATGCGGGACAAGGCGGTTACAGCGCCATCAGCGATGTTACCGAGGAATTTTTTGATGATTTGTTGAACGTGCACTTTAAAGGTGTATACTTTTTAACTCAAAAATTGATCCCGTTGATGGCCGATGGCGGTGGGATTGTCAACGTATCATCCGGGTTGACGCGGGTATCAGTTCCGCGTTCTTCGGCCTATGCATCCATGAAAGGCGCGGTAGAAGTTTTCACCCGTTACCTGGCTAAAGAACTCGGCGCAAGAGGTATCAGGGCCAATGTGGTTGCTCCCGGTGCTATCATGACCGATTTTGGCGGCGGCCATTTGCGCAATAGCGAAGAAACACAGAAAATGGTGAGCAGCATAACTGCATTGGGCAGGCCGGGCGTTGCAGAAGATATCGGCGGCGTAGTAGCTTTTCTTTGTACCGAAGATGCGCGTTGGGTTAATGGCCAGCGTATTGAAGCATCAGGTGGTATGGCTATTTAA